Proteins found in one Quercus robur chromosome 2, dhQueRobu3.1, whole genome shotgun sequence genomic segment:
- the LOC126712473 gene encoding probable prolyl 4-hydroxylase 3 has product MAKGRYSRLHGKKWSTITLVLFMLFVLSLVLLMLLALGIVSLPISSDDSPPNDLSSFRRRIVTRSEGLGERKEQWTEILSWEPRAFIYHNFLSKEECEYMISLAKPHMKKSTVVDSKTGRSKDSRVRTSSGMFLRRGQDKIVRDIEKRIADFTFIPVEHGEGLQVLHYEAGQKYDAHFDYFLDEFNTKNGGQRIATLLMYLSDVEEGGETVFPAANQNFSSVPWWNELSECGKQGLSVKPKMGDALLFWSMRPDATLDPSSLHGGCPVIKGDKWSSTKWMHVEEYKI; this is encoded by the exons ATGGCGAAAGGAAGGTACAGTCGGTTACATGGGAAGAAATGGTCGACGATTACGCTTGTGTTGTTCATGCTTTTCGTGCTCTCTCTTGTTCTTCTAATGCTTTTGGCTCTTGGGATCGTCTCGCTCCCAATCAGTAGCGATGATTCTCCACCGAATGATCTCAGCTCGTTTAGACGCAGGATTGTTACGAG gaGTGAAGGATTGGGAGAGAGGAAGGAGCAGTGGACTGAAATTCTTTCATGGGAGCCCAGGGCTTTCATTTATCACAATTTCTtg TCTAAGGAAGAATGTGAGTACATGATAAGTCTTGCTAAACCTCATATGAAAAAGTCGACTGTTGTTGATAGCAAAACTGGTCGAAGCAAAGATAGCAG GGTTCGTACAAGTTCTGGAATGTTTCTGAGGAGAGGGCAGGATAAAATTGTTAGGGATATAGAGAAAAGAATAGCAGACTTCACATTCATACCTGTTG AACATGGAGAGGGACTTCAAGTTCTCCACTATGAAGCAGGGCAGAAATACGACGCTCACTTCGATTATTTCCTTGATGAGTTCAATACTAAGAATGGGGGGCAACGGATTGCTACTCTTCTCATGTATCT GTCAGATGTTGAAGAAGGAGGCGAGACGGTGTTTCCTGCAGcaaaccaaaattttagttcTGTGCCATGGTGGAATGAGTTATCTGAATGTGGCAAACAGGGTCTCTCTGTCAAACCAAAAATGGGTGATGCATTGCTGTTTTGGAGCATGAGGCCTGATGCCACACTTGATCCTTCAAGTTTGCACG GTGGTTGCCCTGTGATTAAAGGGGACAAGTGGTCATCTACAAAGTGGATGCATGTTGAGGAGTACAAGATTTAA
- the LOC126712472 gene encoding RNA pseudouridine synthase 2, chloroplastic: MLSLYCYSSCSFSSSSKLFQTSPSLFSFSSRNPRIHSKFLRTFTAIPAAPNSDEGQQSLAGRRANYGGVNLEETVDINSGKLRLDSWISSRITGISRARVQSSIRSGLVSVNGRIVDKVSHNVKAGDMVNCTISELQPLRAEPENIPLDIVFEDEHVLVVNKPAHMVVHPAPGNASGTLVNGILHHCSLPFAAFSNEEILSDAEDISDDDLSTDKSPNKLNFSISGASIRPGIVHRLDKGTSGLLLVAKDEHSHAHLSEQFKLHTIQRVYISLTSGIPSPIAGRVEVPIGRDVNNRIRMAAIPGSNNCRQARHAASRYKVIEILAGGGSALVEWRLETGRTHQIRAHAKYMGIPLLGDEVYGGTKSMALSLLRPKTAASHHGQLLQLVSGLERPCLHALALGFRHPHTMENVYFSCPPPADFAEILSQLRKIGTQKPSFKE, translated from the exons ATGCTCTCGCTCTATTGCTACTCTTCTtgctcattttcttcttcttcaaaactATTTCAAACCTCACCTTCtctcttctccttctcctcTCGAAACCCTAGAATTCATTCTAAGTTTTTGAGAACCTTCACAGCCATTCCTGCCGCTCCAAACTCTGATGAAGGCCAACAATCCCTCGCCGGCCGACGAGCCAATTACGGCGGAGTCAATCTGGAAGAGACAGTGGATATCAACTCAGGAAAGCTCAGGCTTGATTCTTGGATTTCTTCTCGCATTACCGGCATCAGTAGAGCTCGCGTCCAGTCCAGTATTCGCTCCGGCCTCGTCTCTGTCAATGGCCGCATTGTCGACAAG GTGTCACACAATGTCAAAGCTGGAGATATGGTAAATTGCACTATTTCAGAGTTGCAACCCTTGAGGGCTGAGCCAGAAAACATACCTTTGGATATAGTTTTTGAAGATGAGCATGTACTAGTCGTTAACAAGCCTGCACACATG GTTGTGCATCCAGCACCCGGGAATGCTTCTGGCACACTTGTTAATGGCATTCTTCATCATTGCAGTCTTCCATTTGCTGCATTTTCAAATGAGGAAATTCTTTCTGATGCTGAGGATATTTCTGATGATGATTTGAGTACTGATAAAAGTCCTAACAAGTTAAATTTTAGCATAAGTGGGGCATCTATTCGCCCAGGGATTGTTCACAGATTGGACAAAGGCACTAGTGGATTACTTCTTGTTGCAAAG GATGAACACTCACATGCCCATTTATCTGAACAATTTAAGCTACACACTATCCAAAGAGTATACATCAGTCTTACTTCTGGAATTCCATCTCCAATTGCTGGACGTGTTGAGGTGCCAATTGGTCGTGATGTAAATAATCGGATTCGTATGGCTGCTATACCTGGATCAAACAACTGTAGACAGGCCCGCCATGCTGCTAGTAG GTACAAAGTAATAGAAATACTTGCTGGCGGTGGTTCTGCATTGGTTGAGTGGAGATTAGAAACTGGACGCACTCATCAG ATACGTGCGCATGCAAAGTACATGGGAATTCCTCTTTTAGGTGATGAGGTGTATGGAGGGACCAAGAGCATGGCCTTGTCACTGCTTCGGCCTAAAACTGCAGCAAGCCATCATGGGCAACTTTTGCAACTGGTTTCTGGATTGGAAAGGCCTTGCCTCCATGCTTTGGCCCTTGG GTTTAGGCACCCACACACGATGGAGAATGTGTACTTTTCATGCCCTCCACCTGCAGATTTTGCTGAAATCCTGAGCCAACTTCGTAAAATTGGTACACAGAAG CCTTCATTTAAGGAATGA